ATGGCAAAAGATATATATGGTGAAATGTCAAATGAATACATATATTATCTTAACGAATTAGGTGGTTCGGCAAAATATATAGGAGAATATGAATTAGGACTTAAGAGTTTAGAAGAAGCGCTTTCTTTAATTGAAAAAAGAGAAAGTAATAGATCAGTTGCATATGGAACCTCTTTATTAAATATGGCTGAAGTATATAGATTTAGAGGAGATTTAGATAAAATAGAAAAAATATATTTAGAAGTTTTATCTATATTTGAAGAAAATAAGATGCAAAAAGAATATATTTATGCAGGTCTTTGTAATAATATAGGGTTATTTTATCAAAATACCAATAGAATAGAGGAAGCTATTCCATATCATGAAAAGAGTTTAAATATCTTAGTTGATATGCCAGATCATTTAGTAGAGCTTGCTACAACATATAATAACCTTGTTATGCCATATAAAGAAGTAGGTAAACTTAAACAAGCATATTCTAATTTAGATAATGCTTTAGAAATATATGAAGTGACTTTAGGTAAAGAACATTCTATGTATGGAGCTGCTTTAAATAATAAGGCAATACTTAAATTTGAAGAAGGAGAATATGTAAGTGCATTAAATATATTTGAAATGGCCTTAGATATTACAAAAAAATCATTTGGAGAAAATAGTTTAAATTATCAAAATCTTCTATCTAATGTTGAATATATTAGGGATTTAGTAAAGAAAACTCAAAAAGAAGTAGAAATAGAAGTAACTAGTGATTCAAAACTTATGGATATTTCAAGAGAATATACTAAAAAATATATATTGCCAAAAATTAAAGAAAAAAATGAAGAACTTTTATCTAAGATAACTATAGGATTAATAGGTGAAGGTTCAGAAGTTATGGGTTATGACGATGAATATTCAAGAGATCATGACTTTACATTTATGCCTGTAATCTTATTAAACATTGAAGATTATGAAAAATATTCAAAAGAATTAGAAGATATTTTATTATCTTTACCTCAAGAATTTTTAGGTATAAAACATGTTAATAATGATGTAGTAAATGAAAGACGTGGAGTTAAAAAAATAGGGGATTATCTATATAAGTTTATAGGGAAAGAAGAAGCTTCTTTAACTATAGAAGATTATAGAAGAATACCAGAACATGCCTTATTTGCTCTAACTAGTGGAGAAATATTTTATGCTGGAAATAATGAATTTACATCTATACTTGAAGCTTTAAAATATTATCCAAATATAATTAGAGAAAATAAAATAGCTACAGTATGTACTCGTATTGCACAAAGTGGACAATATAATTATTTAAGATTAATGAAAAGAGAAGATAAAATAGCTGCTAATATGGCTAAGAGTGTATTTATTGAAAATGTAATACATTTAGTATATTTATTAAATTCTAAATATATGCCTTTCTATAAATGGTCAGCTCGTGGATTAAAAGATTTACCTATACTTGGTAAAGATATGGAAAAGAGAATACTTGAATTAATTGATAATACAATACTTGATAAACATCAAATGTCAAATAGAATAGAAGAAATTTGCTATTTTCTTGTAGAAGAAATTAAAAAACAAGGACTAAGTAAAGAAAAAGGATATTTCATGGTAAATCACGCAATGTGGATACAAAGAAACATAGATGATGAATTTTTAAAATTATGGACACCGTTTGAAGATTAGGAGAAGTTATGGAAAGAGCAGAATTAATTAATGAAATTATAGCTAGAGAATGGGAAATGTTTAAAGTGTTAAAAAATACAGGAGGCCCTGCTGAATGTCAAAATAATAAACCAGAATTTGAAGTTATGAGAAGAGGGCAATGGGATAATTTGCCTGAAAATATATTACAAAGTTATTTAATAGATTTAAAAAAAGCGGAAGAAGTTGGTAGAAACTTATTAGAAGAAAAGTATATCAGAATGATGGAATTTTCAGCACCGGAAGAATTTGAAGGAGTTAAAGATTTGCTGCCAGTTTTATCACCTGGAATAGAAGTATTAATTAATAAAATAGAAAAAACATATCTTGCATGGGGAGATGAGTTTGAAGCAAAATATCCTAAATTTTCAAAATTATGTAGACCTTTAAGAAGAGAAGGAGACATGCCAGAAAGAGCATCAGTACAAACATATTTAAGAGGAGAATTATGTAGTTATTCATTAAAAACAGTCTTATTTTACTCAGACTATATAGAAGATTGTGTTAAAAAAGGGATAAACTTAATTTACGAAACTCATAGTGAAGTTGTAAAAATGAAAGGATTTGAATCTATAGATGCAGTTGAAAATTCACTTGTAATATAGTAGTAAAATATGATAAAATTATATATAAAAACAAAAAATAGGAGGAAAAATGTTAAAAATTACTTTGCCAGATGGAGCAATTAGAGAAATTGAAAACATGAGTGTTATAGAATTTACAAAATCTATATCAACAAGCTTAGCTAAAAAAACAGTTGGAGCTATCTTTAATGGCACGCAAGTAGACATTACATATAACTTAGATAAAGATGGAACTATAGAATTAATAACAACAGATAGTGCTAAAGGATTAGAAATATTAAGACATAGTACAGCTCACGTTATGGCTGAAGCTGTTATGAGCTTATTTCCTACAACAAAAGTAACTATAGGACCAGCTATAGAAAATAGATTCTATTATGACTTTGATACAGAAAGACCATTTACTGAAGAAGATTTAGCAAATATAGAAAAAGAAATGAAAAGATTAATTAAATTAAATGAAAAATTCTCAAGAACAGTTTGGTCAAGAGAAGAAGCTAGAAAACATTTCGAAAACGAAGGACAAAACTATAAAGTAGAAATACTTGATTCTTTAGAAGGAGATGAATTTAGTATCTATACTCAAGGTAACTTTACTGACTTATGTAGAGGAACTCACTTACCTTCAACAGGATACATTAAAGCATTTAAATTATTAAACTCTGCAGGTGCTTACTGGAGAGGAGATTCTAATAATAAAATGTTACAAAGAATTTATGGAACAGCTTTCTATAGCCAAGATGAGTTAGATGCATATATCAAACAAGTTGAAGAAGCAGAAAGAAGAGATCATAGAAAACTTGGTAAACAATTAAACTTATTCTTCTTAGATGAACATGGACCAGGATTCCCATTCTTCATGCCTAAAGGAACAAGATTATTCAATAGATTACAAGAATTATGGAGAATAGAACATAACAAACAAGGTTATGATGAAATTAAAACTCCGATAATGTTAGATAAAGAATTATGGGAAATTTCAGGGCACTGGTTCAATTATAGAGAAAATATGTATACATCTGAAATAGATGAAAAAATTTATGCTATTAAACCTATGAACTGCCCAGGTTCAATTATTGCATATAAAAACAACTTACATTCATATAAAGATTTACCATTAAAATATGCTGAAATGGGACATGTACATAGACATGAATTTTCTGGAGCTTTACATGGATTAATGAGAGTTAGAGCATTTACTCAAGATGACGCTCATATTTTCTGTACACCAGATCAAATTAAAGACAGCATTAAAGAAATAGTTGGATTATATGACAAATACTACAGATTATTTGGATTTGATTTCCACGTTGAACTTTCAACTAAACCTGAAAAAGCAGTTGGAGATGACAAAGTTTGGGAAATTTCTGAAAAAGCTTTAGAAGAAACATTACAAGAATTAGGAATTGAATATAGAATAAATCCAGGAGATGGAGCGTTCTATGGTCCTAAGATAGACTTTAAAATGAAAGATTCAATAGGAAGAATTTGGCAAACTGGAACTATACAGCTTGACATGAACTTACCTGCAAGATTTAACATGAGCTACATAGGTAAAGATGGAGAAAAACACGAACCAGTAATGATACATAGAGCTATGTTTGGATCTCTTGAAAGATTTATGGGAATCTTAATAGAACACTATGCAGGAGCATTCCCTGTATGGCTTGCACCAACTCAAGTTAAAATCATGACTATATCTGAAGAACAAGTAGAATATGCAACAGCATTACATAAGAAATTACTTAACTTAGGCATAGGTGCAGAACTTGATACTAGAGATGAAAAGATTGGATACAAAATTAGAGAAGCTAATGGAGATCAAAAAATACCGGTACAATTAGTAATAGGTAAAAATGAAGTGTTAGAAAATACAGTAAATGTTAGAAGATTTGGATCTACTGACAGTGTAACTAAAAATGTTGATGAATTCATTACAGAATTGTTAGAGGAAATTAATATTAAATTCTAGTTACTGAAAGGAGTTTGAATGTATAACGATAGAGAGTTAGATAGTAGAATTGAAATTGGTATACTTGGTTCATATTTATGGATGGGTATAGGGTTATTAATTACTTTTGGTATTATGTATGCATCATTATTTAATGTGCAGTTAGTACAAATATCTGTTACATTAAATAGATTTGCATTCTTAATTATTATTGCAATTGCATTACTTATGAGGTTTGTTGTTGCAAAAGCAAGTGCTATGGTTTTAAGATTAGTGTTTATTGCATATTCATCATTTTTAGGAATACTTTTAATTCCAATAATGTATGTATATGAAACTGCATCAATACTTACTATACTTGGTGGTTCAGCTGCTATGTTTATAGGTATGAGTGCTTATGGTTATTTTACTCAAAATAACTTGGAAGGATATTCAAAATATCTATTTGGTGGAGTACTAGGGATTATTGTAATGTCACTATTAAATAGTTTCTTATTTAGAAACAATATGGTAGAGATAGTAATATCTATATTAGGATTAGTGATATTTATAATATATACAGCAGTAGATACACAAAGAATTAAATCAATGTTACTTGAAGCACATTATCAAGGTGATATAGAATTAATGGATAAAGTACAGATATTTGGAGCTTTAATGCTTTATCTTGACTTTATTAACATTTTCCTATATTTACTATCATTATTTGGTAAAAGAAGAAATTAATATATTGGGCCTTTTTAGGCCCATTTTTATTGTAAAACCTTTAAAAATATGATAAAATATAGAGTAATAAAGAGAGTGGAGTAAGTAATTTTAAAGAACTTTTAGATAAGAGTTTTTTAATGTTATTTGCTCACTCTTTAAATAAAAAATAGGAGGACAAAAATGTTTGACAAAAAAGTATACATTTTAGATGTAGCGGGTAAAGAAGTTAAAGTAGAAACTGGAGAAATTGCTAGACAAGCAGGAGGATCAGTTGTAGTAACTAAAGGTGGAACTACTGTTTTAGTTACAACTACTAGAAGTAAAGAAGTAAAAGATGGACAAGACTTCTTCCCATTAACTGTAGACTATATAGAAAAATTCTATGCTACAGGTAAATTCCCAGGAGGGTTTATTAAAAGAGAATCTAAACCATCTACTGAAGAAATTTTAATATCAAGATTAATTGATAGACCAATAAGACCTTTATTCCCTGAAGGATTCTTTAATGCGGTACACGTAGTAATTAACGTAATAAGTTATGATGGTATTAATATGCCAGAAGATATTGCAACTATAGGGGTATCATTTGCTTTAGGATTATCAGATATTCCATTTAGCGGTCCAGTAGCAGGAGTTACTGTAGGATATATGAATGGAGAATATGTAATTAATCCAGATAAAGCACAAAGAGATAACATGGATATCTATTTATCAGTTGCTGGTACTAAGACTGCAATAACAATGGTTGAAGCAGGAGCAAATGAAGTAACTGAAGAAGAAATGTTAAATGCAATTATGCTTGGGCATGAAGCAATTAAAAATATATGTGAACAACAAGAAGCTATCTTAAATACTTTAGGTGTTCAAAAAATGGAATTTGCTGGTATCTCATATGATGAAAGAGTTACAACTTTCTTAGATAAATATCAAGGAGATTTAAAAAATGCAATATTAGTTCCTGGTAAACTTGAAAAGTATGAGGCAATAGATAATTTATGTGATTCATTACTTTCAAGCTTTAAATTAGAGATTGCTAAAGAAATGTTAGCAAAAGAAAAAACAGATGAAGAAAGATTATTAGAATTAATAGGTGAAAATAAAACTAAATCTATGGATGAATTAGTTAAAGAATTCAAAAAATATTATCATGATTTAGAAAAGAAAATTGTAAGAGAGTTAATAATTTTTGATAAATATAGAGCAGATGGAAGAAAAATTGATGAAATAAGACCATTAAATACTCAAATAGATGTATTACCTATGCCACATGGTTCAGCTTTATTTACTCGTGGAGAAACTCAAGCTTTAGTAGTTGCAACATTAGGTTCTAAAGAAGATGAACAAATAATTGATGGTATGGAAGGAGAATATAATAAGAAATTCTTCTTACACTATAACTTCCCACCATTCTCAGTTGGAGAAGCTGGATTTATGAGAGCACCAGGAAGACGTGAATTAGGACATGGAAACTTAGCTGAAAGAGCTCTTAAAGCAGTTATGCCATCAGTTGATGATTTCCCATACACAGTAAGAGTAGTTTCTGAAATTACAGAATCAAATGGATCTTCATCTCAAGCTTCAATTTGTGGTGGATCACTTGCATTAATGGCGGCTGGTGTACCTATAAGAGGAACAGTTGCAGGTATAGCAATGGGATTAATTAAAGAAGAAGAAAACTTTACAGTACTTACAGATATACAAGGATTAGAAGATCATTTAGGAGATATGGACTTTAAAGTTGCAGGGACTAAAAAAGGTATAACTGCAATACAAATGGATATTAAGATTGAAGGAATCAATAAGGAAATAATGGAAATTGCATTAACTCAAGCACATAAAGGAAGAATGCATATAATCGATGTTATGGAAGCGACTATTCCAGCACCAAGACCTAATTTACCTGAAAATGCACCTAAGATAATTAACTTAAGAATTGATCCAGGTAAGATAGCTGCATTAATTGGACCAGCAGGGAAAGTTATTAAATCTATCATTGAAGAAACTGGAGTTAAGATAGATGTTGAAGATGATGGAAGAGTAGCAATATTTGGTATAGATCAAGCTATGATGGAAAGAGCATTTGAACTTGTAAATCAATATACATTAACAGTAGAACTAGATAAAGTATACAAAGGAAGAATTACAAAACTGGCTAAATTTGGAGCGTTCGTAGAACTTGCACCAGGTACAGAAGGACTATTACATATTTCAGAAATTTCTCATAAGAGAATTAAACAAGTTGAGGATGTATTAAATGTTGATGATATGGTGGATGTTAAAGTAATAGCTATTGAAGATAACAATAAATTTAGTTTAAGTATGAAAGCATTAATTGAAAAGGAAACAGAAGAAGTTAAAGAAGAAAAAGTAAACGAAGGAGAGTAAGGGTATGTTAAACAAAATGAATTTGCCTAACAAATTAACTATAGTTAGAATAATATTAACACCAATATTATTACTACTTATGTTATTTAAATATGAAGGGAATCATGGAACATTCTCAGCTGTAATGTTACACGTATTAGTTGTTTTACTATTTGCAGGAATAGCATTAACAGACTTTTTTGATGGATATATTGCAAGAAGAGATAACTTAGTTACAAATTTTGGGAAATTACTAGACCCTATAGCTGATAAAGTATTTGTTTTCTCAGTTTTAATAGTTTTAGTAAAATACAATTTATTATCAATTTGGTTAGTATTAATATTACTTACAAGAGAGTTTGTAGTAGTAGCAATTAGAATGGTAATATTAGAAAATGGTGGAGAAGTTGTAGCAGCAAGTTCTTCTGCAAAACTTAAAACAGCAACACAAATGATAGCTTTACTATTTGCAATCATGTTCCCATTTGGGAAAATTGTTAATTCTATAGTATTGTTACCTGCAGTAGTATTTTCTATTATTTCAATGATAGAATACTATGACCTTGTTAAAAAATATATAGGGGAGGACATATAAATTGGAATTTAAACAAAGTATAGAAGAAGTTTTAAAAAATCAAGAAGTTGATAGAAACTTAGGTCTTACTGAAGCAGAAGCTGCAAGAAGACTTGAAAAATATGGTGAAAATAAATTAGAAGAAGGTAAGAAAAAAACATTACTTGCTAGATTTGTTGATCAATTAAAAGACGTTTTAATTTATGTATTAATAGTTGCATCTATATTAAACGTAATAGCTCATTATCCAGATGGATTTACTGAAGCTGGAATAATATTAATGGTAGTATTAATTAATGCTGTAGTTGGAGTAGTTCAAGAAGCAAAAGCTGAAAAAACACTTGAAGCATTAAAGAAATTATCATCTCCAAAAGCTGTAGTTAAAAGAGAAGGAAAAATATATGAAATTGATTCTAAATATTTAGTTCCTGGAGATATTTTAGTTATAGATGCAGGTAGATATATACCAGCAGATTTAAGATTAATAGAAACACAAAATTTACAAGTTGAAGAATCTGCATTTACAGGAGAATCACATGTAGTTACTAAAGATGCAGACTTCATGACAGATCAAGATACATTACCTATGGGTGATAAGTTAAACTTAGCTTACTCATCAACTCTTGCTACATATGGTAGAGGAGAAGGTATAGTAATATCTACTGGAATGAATACAGAAATAGGTAAAATTGCAAAAGCTTTAAATAGTGATGAAGATAGTACTACACCTTTACAAAAGAAACTTGATAAATTAGGTAAGACTTTAGGATACATAGCTATAGTAGTGTGTATAGTTATCTTTGGATTAGGAGTAATTCAAGGAAGAGGTGCAGTTGAAATGATGATTACAGCAGTTTCACTTGCTGTTGCTGCTATACCTGAAGGATTAGTAGCTATAGTTGCTATAGTACTTTCAACAGGTGTTACTAGAATGAGTAAAAATAAGGCAATAGTAAAAAGATTACCTGCTGTTGAAACATTAGGTTCAGTTAATGTAATTTGTTCAGATAAAACTGGTACATTAACACAAAATAAGATGACTGTAGTTAAAGAATACTCTATGGATAATAGTGAATTATTAATGAAAGGTTTATCTTTATGTTCAGATGCAACAACTACAGTAGGGGATCCTACAGAAATAGCTTTAGTTGTTTATGCTGAAAAACATGGATATACTAAAGAAGATTTAAATAATCAATACAAACGTGTAAATGAATATGCATTTGATTCTGATAGAAAATTAATGTCAACTTTACATGAAAATGGAAATGAATATATTTCATTTACTAAAGGTGCTATAGATAACATCTTAAATATATGTAAATATATCAAAATTGGAAATGAAGTAGTAGAAATTACTGAAGAGCATAAAGTACAAATTCTAGAGAAAAGTATAGAAATGTCTAATGATGCTTTAAGGGTTTTAGGATTAGGATATAAGGATAGTCCTGTATACTTAGAAAGTGAAGATTTAGAAAATAACTTAACTTTAGTTGGTATAGTTGGTATGATAGATCCTCCGAGAGAAGAAGTTAAAGCTTCAATACTTACTGCACAAAAAGCAGGAATAAAAGTTGTTATGATTACAGGAGATCATAAAAATACAGCAGTTGCAATAGCTAAAGAATTAAATATTGCAAAAGATATTTCAGAAAGTATAACTGGGCCTGAAATAGATAAATTAGATAAAGAATATTTCTATGAAAATGTAGAGAAATATTCAGTATTTGCAAGGGTTTCACCTGAGCATAAAGTTAATATAGTTGAAGCATTAAAATTAAAAGGAAATGTAGTATCAATGACAGGAGATGGAGTTAACGATGCGCCATCACTTAAAAAAGCTGACATAGGTGTTGCTATGGGTATTACAGGAACTGATGTTTCTAAAGGTGCTTCTGATATGATATTGCTAGATGATAATTTTACAACTATAGTTAAAGCAGTAGAAGAAGGAAGAAATATATATAATAACATTAAGAAAACAATAATGTTCTTACTTTCATGTAATTTAGGGGAAGTAATCTGTATATTCTTTGCTACATTACTTGGTTTACCAATACCATTAGTTGCTACTCAGTTATTATGGATTAACTTAGTTACAGATACATTACCAGCTATCTCATTAGGTCTTGATCCAGGTAATAAAATGGTTATGAATGAGAAACCACGTTCTCCAAAAGAAAGTTTCTTTGCAAGAGGAGCTGCAACACGTGCATTAGTTGGAGGAACTTTAATAGGGTTATTCACTTTACTTGCATTCTATATTGGTTTAAGAGAAGAAGGATTTACAACTCTTGCTCAAATTAGAACATTAAGTGAAGGAGATTCAGCTCTTACACATGCAAGAACTATGGCGTTTATAGTGCTTACTGTCTCTCAATTATTCTATTCATATACTATGAGAGTAGAAGATACAACTACATTTAAAGTTGGATTATTTAGTAACAAATATCTAAATATTTCATTTGTATTAGGTCTTGGATTACAAATATTATTAATTAATATACCAGCAGTTGCAAAAATATTTAGAGTACAATCTTTAGGATTATTTGACTGGGATGTTGTAATAATCTTAGCTATAATTCCATTTATAGTTAATGAATTAATCAAAGTGTTTATTAAATTTAAAAAATAGTTAGAAAGGAGCTGAATCTATGAAAAAAATGATTTTTATCTTGTCTTTAATATTAATTTCATGTTCAAAAAATGAACCTGAAAACAATGATGTTAAAGTAATGGACCCTAATGGGATAGAAGTAGAAATTGTTAGTGTAGATTCAGCTCATCTTACTAAAATATTAGATGGAAATCTAGATGATAAAAATAACAAATTTTTTAGTGAAGCCGAACTTAAAAAATTTAATGAGAAAAATATAGATGCCAATCAATTATTAAAATATATTGATGAGGCTGAAAATGGTGATCCTAATGCTATAAATTCTTTATCATATATATACTATTTATTGGGAGAAAATGATAAATTAAAAGAAGTTTTAGAGTTAGGACTTAAGTATAATGTAAAGGAAGCTATATTTAATTTAGCCCTATTAGAGATGGAAAACAAAAATTTTGAGAAAGCTATTATCTGTTTTGAAAAACTTCCATCAGATTATAAAAAAAGTGAAATTGAAAACTTTAAATCAGGTATTTATTTAAATACTGCTTCAATTGCATTAAAAAGAAATGATTACGATAAAGGATTATCTAATCTAATTAAAGCATATAATATGGGGATAAAAGAATTGGATTATGAAATTGCCAATATTTATAGAATAAAGGGTGATGAAGATAATTTAGTTAAATGGTTAAAAATTTCCTCAGAATCAAAAAATATAGAAGCAAAAAAATCATTAGCAGAAATTTACTATTTTAAAGGTGATTTAACAGGAGCTTTAAAGCTTTATCATGAAATATATCAAGCTGGTGAAGTTGATTATGCACAACATCTATATTTTGCATATTTAAAACTATTAAACAATCAGGAAGCTTTAAAATGGTATAAGATATCGAGAAATTTAGGTTTAGTAGATAAAAATCCTGAACTTGAAAAACTTAAAGGTTTCTATAATAATTAAAGAGGTAAAAATGAAAAAAATATTATTAAGTATATTACTCTCTTATGTTTCTTTTGCTTTTTCTGCAAAATTATCAAGTAATTTAAATGAAGAGATGACAGGAGTACTTACAAGAGATTATAGGACATATAAAAGTATGTATATAGGAGATAGTGAGTATAATAAATACTATTCATATAACGAAACTAGTACTAGACCTTTGGCATCAGTTACAAAACTTATGACAGCAACAGTGATATTTGATGAAATAAATGAAGGTAAATATACTTTAAATACAAAAGTAAGAGTAGATAAGGAAGCATCTAAAGTTCCATATGGAGTGGTATTAAAAGAAAATAAGATATATACAATAGAAGAATTACTTCATCTATTAATGATAAATTCTTCTAATTCTGCAGCTTATCAGCTTGCTCTTTTTTCTTCAAATGGAAATGTTGATAATTTTGTAAAAAAAATGAATAAAAAAGCTAAACAATTAGGACTTAGATCTTTAAGATTTAATACGCCTCATGGATTGCCACCTGTAGATACAAATAGAGGGATGGATGTAGGAAATGCAAGAGATATATATTTATTAGCGTTAAATGCTTTAAGTAATGAAAAATTACTTGAAATTTCTAGTAAATATACTTATGAGACATCAGATGGAATTAAGATTAAATCAACTAACTCTTTGGTAAAATTAGAAGAGGTTTCTGGATTAAAAACAGGATTCCATAGAAGAGCAGGATACAATATAGTTTATTTAATTAATAATGGAGATGAAAAAATCATACAAGTAATTTTAGGCTCAAATAGTACAAGTAATAGAGAAAAACTTGGATTAAAAACTTTAGAATTAATGAAAGAGAGTGATAAATAATGAAACCATATTTATTTAAAATTGGTAATTTTGAAATTAGAATTTACTCATTAATGTATATTATAGCTTTATTTACAGCAATATTTATTGCAAAAAGAGATGATGTTGCTGAAAAAAGAGGAGTAAAGAAAAATATTATTGAAGATTATGCATATTTTGCAATAATAAGTGGATTAATTGGTGCAAGACTTTATTATGTATTACTTAAATGGGGATACTATAGTCAAAACTTATCAGAAATAGTAAAAGTATGGCATGGAGGACTTGCAATACATGGAGGTATTATTGGAGGTATAATAGGTACAATAATATTTGCTAAAATGAAAAATGTTGATACATTAGTATTAATGGATATGGCAGTAGGGCCATTAATTTTAGGACAAGGTTTAGGTAGAATAGGAAATTTAGCTAATGGAGAAATTCATGGTTTTCCTACAATTACACCATTTTCTGTAATTTTAAAAGGTAATTTTACAACGTGGTGGCAAGAATTTAATGCTATGCCTTTATTAAAACAATTAGAATTTAAAGAATTAGTACCATGGGGAATTACTTTCCCATTAGATACACCAGCAGGACAAGAATTTCCAAATATGAAATTACACCCTGCTATGATATATGAAATGATATTAAATTTCATAGCATTCTATATCATATGGTTTGTATTTAGAAAGAAAGAATACTCAAGAGGTATACTAACTATGATATATATTGTTACCTATGGAATAATTAGAATTATTGTTTCAACATTTAGAGCTGAAGATTTACTAGTTGCAGGAATTAGAGCTCCATATATTATTAGTGCAGTAATGATAATTGTTGGTATAGCAGGAATAGCATATATTAAATCAAAAAAAGAAGTTAAATAAGGAAGGGATAAAATATGAGAAGTTTATCAGGAATACAACCTAGTGGAGTACTGCATCTAGGTAACTATTTTGGAGCATTAAAACAATTTGTTGATTTACAAGATAAATATGAAGGACTATACTTTGTAGCTGATTATCATTCACTAACAAGTCAAATAGATCCAGAAATTTTAAGAACACAAAGTATGAATGTTGTTATGGACTATATTGCAGCAGGACTTGATCCTAAAAAATCTACAATATTTTTACAATCATCTATACCACTACATACAGAACTTATGTGGATATTATCAAACCTTACACCTATGGCTTTACTTGAAAGAGGACATGCTTACAAGGATAAGGTTGCAAAAGGGATAAAAGCAAATGTTGGATTATTTAATTATCCAGTATTAATGGC
This Streptobacillus canis DNA region includes the following protein-coding sequences:
- a CDS encoding DUF4037 domain-containing protein, with translation MVNKFDELINKRKEFQKKSDGVSEVKVLREIVKMAKDIYGEMSNEYIYYLNELGGSAKYIGEYELGLKSLEEALSLIEKRESNRSVAYGTSLLNMAEVYRFRGDLDKIEKIYLEVLSIFEENKMQKEYIYAGLCNNIGLFYQNTNRIEEAIPYHEKSLNILVDMPDHLVELATTYNNLVMPYKEVGKLKQAYSNLDNALEIYEVTLGKEHSMYGAALNNKAILKFEEGEYVSALNIFEMALDITKKSFGENSLNYQNLLSNVEYIRDLVKKTQKEVEIEVTSDSKLMDISREYTKKYILPKIKEKNEELLSKITIGLIGEGSEVMGYDDEYSRDHDFTFMPVILLNIEDYEKYSKELEDILLSLPQEFLGIKHVNNDVVNERRGVKKIGDYLYKFIGKEEASLTIEDYRRIPEHALFALTSGEIFYAGNNEFTSILEALKYYPNIIRENKIATVCTRIAQSGQYNYLRLMKREDKIAANMAKSVFIENVIHLVYLLNSKYMPFYKWSARGLKDLPILGKDMEKRILELIDNTILDKHQMSNRIEEICYFLVEEIKKQGLSKEKGYFMVNHAMWIQRNIDDEFLKLWTPFED
- a CDS encoding DUF4125 family protein produces the protein MERAELINEIIAREWEMFKVLKNTGGPAECQNNKPEFEVMRRGQWDNLPENILQSYLIDLKKAEEVGRNLLEEKYIRMMEFSAPEEFEGVKDLLPVLSPGIEVLINKIEKTYLAWGDEFEAKYPKFSKLCRPLRREGDMPERASVQTYLRGELCSYSLKTVLFYSDYIEDCVKKGINLIYETHSEVVKMKGFESIDAVENSLVI
- the thrS gene encoding threonine--tRNA ligase, whose product is MLKITLPDGAIREIENMSVIEFTKSISTSLAKKTVGAIFNGTQVDITYNLDKDGTIELITTDSAKGLEILRHSTAHVMAEAVMSLFPTTKVTIGPAIENRFYYDFDTERPFTEEDLANIEKEMKRLIKLNEKFSRTVWSREEARKHFENEGQNYKVEILDSLEGDEFSIYTQGNFTDLCRGTHLPSTGYIKAFKLLNSAGAYWRGDSNNKMLQRIYGTAFYSQDELDAYIKQVEEAERRDHRKLGKQLNLFFLDEHGPGFPFFMPKGTRLFNRLQELWRIEHNKQGYDEIKTPIMLDKELWEISGHWFNYRENMYTSEIDEKIYAIKPMNCPGSIIAYKNNLHSYKDLPLKYAEMGHVHRHEFSGALHGLMRVRAFTQDDAHIFCTPDQIKDSIKEIVGLYDKYYRLFGFDFHVELSTKPEKAVGDDKVWEISEKALEETLQELGIEYRINPGDGAFYGPKIDFKMKDSIGRIWQTGTIQLDMNLPARFNMSYIGKDGEKHEPVMIHRAMFGSLERFMGILIEHYAGAFPVWLAPTQVKIMTISEEQVEYATALHKKLLNLGIGAELDTRDEKIGYKIREANGDQKIPVQLVIGKNEVLENTVNVRRFGSTDSVTKNVDEFITELLEEINIKF
- a CDS encoding Bax inhibitor-1/YccA family protein, with amino-acid sequence MYNDRELDSRIEIGILGSYLWMGIGLLITFGIMYASLFNVQLVQISVTLNRFAFLIIIAIALLMRFVVAKASAMVLRLVFIAYSSFLGILLIPIMYVYETASILTILGGSAAMFIGMSAYGYFTQNNLEGYSKYLFGGVLGIIVMSLLNSFLFRNNMVEIVISILGLVIFIIYTAVDTQRIKSMLLEAHYQGDIELMDKVQIFGALMLYLDFINIFLYLLSLFGKRRN